ATGAAAGCTTCTGCTTCATTAATAATCTTGATCGTCTGCGCATAGCTTTCTTCGGACGTTTCTCCCCAAGTTACAAGGCCATGCTTCTCCATCAGAACCAGCTCGGCGTTTGGATTAGCCAGTACGCCTTCCGCGATCATTTTCGAGAGAGTAAAGCCGGGACGCACGTAAGGCACCCATACGAAGCGGTTGCCGAAAATCTCTTCCGCCAGATGGCGGCCGTTATCCGCGCAGCACAGGCTGATAATCGCATCCGGATGCGTATGGTCTACATGCTTGAATGGCAGGAAGGCATGCAGCAGCGTCTCGATCGAAGCCCGCGGATGCTTCGCGTCTATCATGCAGTTGCCAAGGTAAGCAACCATTTCTTCGTCTGTCATGGCATCGCGTTCGAACAAAGGACGGATATCTTCCATGCGAAGACCAGTGAAGTTCGCTGCCTTCATGGAACCAAGGTCCGAACCGCTGCCTTTCACATACATCACTTCAATATCGCGGCCGCGGAAATCTTTAACCGTAGTTTTTGTGGAAGTATTGCCGCCAAAGATGTTGCACACGCGGCGGTCTGCTCCGATCAGGTTAGAGCGATAAACCAATTGATCGAGTCCGTTTGTGAATTCAGATGCTTGAGATGATTGCCATAAGCTTTGTACCATTTTGTTTACCTCCGAATACGTTGTTTTATCTTTATGTTTTGATAGTATCATGTTTGTTTATATTTGAAAACAAAAATATTTCGGGCATAAACAAATATATTCAAAAACAAAAGAGCGGGAAAGCTCCCGCTCCCCGCTCCTGCTAATCTACTACCTCTGAATAAAATCCGCGATCGTTACCTTTTGCCCCGTCCGCGCGCTTTCCAGCGCCGCATTAACCATGGCCATGCTGTATTGGTTATCCCGGCTGTCGGTTTCCGCCCTGCGGTTTTCCTCCAGGGAGAGGAACATCTCGTCCAGGCAGCCCGGATGCCCGGTTCTTTCCGAATGGGCATTATAGACCTTTGTATCTGCATCTGCCCGGACAAACGATTTAATGAACTTCCCTTCCTGCGGTTCCGGCGCAACCAATTCCGCATAGGGGGCATCATGCCCGTTCCAGATCGCCGTACCCTTCTCGCCCGTGATTCTCCAGTCTGCTTCCCAAGACGTATTTGCGCCTTCCGCACACCAGGAACCACGGTAATTGAACACCGAGCCGTCGGACATTTCGAAGATGCAGACTGCCGCGGCTGCCCCTTCGTACCAAGACCCCGGCGGGTTAAATTCGTGGCAGTACACCGACACCGGATCTGCTCCCAGTATAAGACGCGCCTGGTCAAACGTATGGATCGCCATATCGAGCAGCAGCGGACTTGCCATCGTTTCCCGGAATCCGCCGAAATGCGGCCCCAGGAAAAAGTCTGCGTTTACAAAGCCGGGTTTGCCGATCGTACCCGAGTCCAGCAGATGACGCAGCGCGCGAATACGGGGATCAAACCGCCGGTTCTGCATGACGGCATGCGATTTTCCCGTCTCCTCCGCAATCCGGATCAGGTCCTTGCACTCCTCCGCCGTTTCCGCAAGCGGCTTTTCCCCAAAGATGTTGCAGCCAAGCTGCATGGCCGTGCTTGCGATCCGGTGATGGCTCGCGGGGATCGTCACGTCAAAGACAAGATTAGCGCCTGTCTGCTGGATAGCCTCGGCAAGATCGGTGAAGGTAGGGCAGCTGAGCCCCTTCTTCTCCTTCATTTTCTCGGCAAACTCCTGCTTGATATCGACTAAAGCGACAATCTCCGTATCCTTGCGCTCGATGGCCGTATCGATCCAGATGTTCGACATGCCCCCGCAGCCCGCTACTACAACTTTATATGTTGCGCTCATTCCTATGCACCCCTTATTTCGGATTTGGCACAAACTGTCCGCCGCGGCATTGCTTCAAATAATTCAAGGCATGGACTTGTCCCGTCATCTCCAGCTCATCGCGGTAGACCGGATCATGCCAGCCTTCGATATCGATCGTCCCTTGATAGCCGGCTTGTCTGAGAATGGTAATGATATCCGTCCAATTCGTATCGCCGAACCCAGGCGTACGGTGCCACACGAATGGCTTTGGACCATGAATGCCGTATTCCTTCACGATATCCCATGCGATGGTTGCGTCCTTGCCATGAACGTGGAATACTTTATTCACCCATTTGCGGAGCTGCGGAATCGGATCGATCAGCGAGACCATCTGATGGCATGGCTCCCACTGCAGACCGATATTGTCGGATGGGATCGCGTTAAACATCATTTCCCAAGCCGTCGGGTTATGCGCAATGTTCCAATCGCCGGTCTCCCAAGTGCCGCCCATATCGCAATTCTCGAACGCAATTCGGACTCCCTTATCTGCTGCTCTCTTACCCAGTTCTCCGAACACCTCCGCATACCGCGGTATGGAGCTCTCTATCGATTCGCCGGTCAAGCGTCCGGTAAAGCCGGATACGATGTCCGTCCCGAACAAATGCGCATGATCGATCAGTCTTTCCCAGCTTGCTAGGGTATCCGCATTATTTCCCGCTCCTGTCAACGGATTGCCAAAGATGCCAACGGTCGATATAATGAAACCGTATTCATCCGAAAGCTCGCGAACCCGCTTCGCCGTCTCAACCAGGTCCGTGTCGCCCGTTGTTTGCCAGAACGTCAAGCTATACGATTCGAAGCCGTGAGGAGCAATCTGAGGAATCACGCGTACCGCGTCGCCTCCGCCAACCAATGTTCCGATCCGAAGTATATTCGTCATATCATTACCACTCCTATTTTGGTGGATTAATTTTGAATGCACCCTCAGTATAGCGCGGGATAATGGACGATTCTCGACCATTCTTGTGTTTTACTAGTCCTATATTGTGGAGTTGAGTCTTTCATGAGCTATCCGAAGGAACTGCGCGAGAATACTCGAATAGACGAGAAAATGCACCCGGTTCAAATTTTTCAGAACCGCGCTCTTCAGAAGAAGCCGGGCGAGCTGATTCTCTATTTGCATTGGCATGAGCATTTCGAAATTATCGTTATGCAGCAAGGCAGTGCCGTCTTTCATATCGACAGCGAATCTTACGAGGCTCATCCGGGGGATGTTTTATTCGTGCCGGCCGGAGCGCTTCATGTCGGCTACAGCCTATGCGAAGGGGATCTTTCTTATCTGGCTATCGTCTATAACAGCTCCCTCTTCCAGAATTGGATGCAGGATTCTCTTCATACGAAATATGTGCTGCCATATTTGGAGGGCCGCGTACAGCTGCCGGTCAAGCCAACCCGGCTTGATCCGTCCTGCGCGGATTATTATTACTTGCTGGAGCAGGCCAATTCGGAGTTTAAAGCGAAGCAGCCCGCTTATCAGCTGATGGTGAAATCGCAGCTTCACATGCTGCTTACTCTGCTGTCCCGCAAATTTCTGCCGCATCAGCTTCCGGAGCAGGCGACCAATCAATATGTACATAACCGCGAACAATTCAAAGCATTAATCGAGTACATTGAAGCCAACTTTGCGGACAAGCAGACGGTCGCCGATGCGGCAAGACGGATGAACCTGAACGTCCATCATTTCTGCAAAATGTTCAAAAAGCTGACCGGCCGGACCTTTATCGACTACGTCAATGTATGCCGGGTGAATGAAGCGGAGCGGCTGCTGCTCGCCGGCGATCTTTCCATTACCGAGATTGCGGGATGCGTCGGCTGCGACAACTCCAATTATTTTACGAAGATGTATAAGAAGTATAAAGGCGTTGCCCCCTCCCAGCTCAGAAAACAGCTGACCGACACAAACAAAATCCCCTTAAGCGAGCCAATCGCCTAAGGGGATTTCTATTTGATTATTCGCAGATTCTTAATCATTCGCTTATCCGGTACAAA
This region of Paenibacillus sp. JDR-2 genomic DNA includes:
- a CDS encoding Gfo/Idh/MocA family protein, whose product is MSATYKVVVAGCGGMSNIWIDTAIERKDTEIVALVDIKQEFAEKMKEKKGLSCPTFTDLAEAIQQTGANLVFDVTIPASHHRIASTAMQLGCNIFGEKPLAETAEECKDLIRIAEETGKSHAVMQNRRFDPRIRALRHLLDSGTIGKPGFVNADFFLGPHFGGFRETMASPLLLDMAIHTFDQARLILGADPVSVYCHEFNPPGSWYEGAAAAVCIFEMSDGSVFNYRGSWCAEGANTSWEADWRITGEKGTAIWNGHDAPYAELVAPEPQEGKFIKSFVRADADTKVYNAHSERTGHPGCLDEMFLSLEENRRAETDSRDNQYSMAMVNAALESARTGQKVTIADFIQR
- a CDS encoding sugar phosphate isomerase/epimerase family protein; the encoded protein is MTNILRIGTLVGGGDAVRVIPQIAPHGFESYSLTFWQTTGDTDLVETAKRVRELSDEYGFIISTVGIFGNPLTGAGNNADTLASWERLIDHAHLFGTDIVSGFTGRLTGESIESSIPRYAEVFGELGKRAADKGVRIAFENCDMGGTWETGDWNIAHNPTAWEMMFNAIPSDNIGLQWEPCHQMVSLIDPIPQLRKWVNKVFHVHGKDATIAWDIVKEYGIHGPKPFVWHRTPGFGDTNWTDIITILRQAGYQGTIDIEGWHDPVYRDELEMTGQVHALNYLKQCRGGQFVPNPK
- a CDS encoding helix-turn-helix domain-containing protein, coding for MSYPKELRENTRIDEKMHPVQIFQNRALQKKPGELILYLHWHEHFEIIVMQQGSAVFHIDSESYEAHPGDVLFVPAGALHVGYSLCEGDLSYLAIVYNSSLFQNWMQDSLHTKYVLPYLEGRVQLPVKPTRLDPSCADYYYLLEQANSEFKAKQPAYQLMVKSQLHMLLTLLSRKFLPHQLPEQATNQYVHNREQFKALIEYIEANFADKQTVADAARRMNLNVHHFCKMFKKLTGRTFIDYVNVCRVNEAERLLLAGDLSITEIAGCVGCDNSNYFTKMYKKYKGVAPSQLRKQLTDTNKIPLSEPIA